From Longimicrobiaceae bacterium:
CGACGACGGAGACGGACGCGCGCGCGGCGGCGCTGGCCGCGCTGGACCGGGCGCGCACGTCGGGCTTCGCCGAGCGGGGCGACTGGAAGGGCTTCTACACAGCCGTGTCCGAGGCGCTGCGCGGGTTCGCCGCGTCGCTGCGGCCGGACGATTGGGGCGCGGACCTCACGACGGCGGAGCTGGTGGAGAAGATGACGGAAGACGGCGCCGCGCCCGACGACGTGCGGACGCTGCACGGCGTGCTCTCCACCGCCGACCTGGCGAAGTTCGCCCGCCACCCGGTGACGCCGTCGCAGGCCACGGCCGACCTCGACGCCGCGCGGGCGTGGGTGCAGGGCTTCCATCCGCCCGTTCCTCCGCCATCGGCCGACGCAAATGCGGATGCTGATGCGGACGCGCGCGAGACGGCGGAGGTGGCGCAGTGAACGTGGAGCTTGCGCGGCCGTGGGCGCTCGCCCTGCTGCTGCTCGTCCCCGTCTGGCTCCTGCTCGCGCGGCGCGGGGACGGGCGCGGGCTCACGTTCGCGCGGGGCGCGGGCGTCGCCGGCCTGCGCAGGCGCGGGCGCGTGTGGCTGGGCGCGCTTCCGAACGCGCTGCGGGTGCTCGCGATCATCGCGCTGGTGATCGCGCTCGCGGGCCCGCGCACGGGCGAGACGGCGGTGGAGACGAGGTCCGAGGGCATCGCCATCATGCTCGCCATCGACATCTCGTCGTCCATGCTGTCGCAGGACTTCCGGCCCGCGAACCGGCTGGAGGTGGCGCGCCGCACGGTCAGCGACTTCGTGCGCGGGCGCCCGAACGACCGCATCGGCCTAGTCGCCTTCGCGGGCGAGGCGCTCACGCAGGTGCCCACGACCGTGGACTATCCCATCCTCCAGCGCTTCATCTCCGACCTGCGCGTGGGGCAGCTACAGGACGGGACGGCCATCGGGATGGGGCTGGCGACGGCGGTCAACCGGCTGCGGCGCGCGCCGGGGAAGAGCAAGGTCATCATCCTGATGAGCGACGGCGAAAACACCGACGGCACCGTGGATCCGCGCGACGCGGCAAAGGCGGCGGCGGCGTACGGCATCCGCGTCTACACCGTGGGCGTGGGCTCGGTGGGCAGCGCGATCACGCCCGTGGGTTACCTGCCCGGCGGCCGCGTGCGGTACGCGTACGTGCCGGTGCGCATCGACGAGCCGCTGATGCGCGACATCGCCCGCACCACCGGCGGCCGCTACTTCCGCGCGACCGACGCGGGCAAGCTGCGGCAGATCTACAGCGAGATCGACCGGCTAGTGAAGACGCCCGTCGATGTGAAACGCTATCTCCGCTTTCGCGAGCACTACCTGCCGTTCGTGCTCGCTGCCGCGGCGCTGCTCGTGGCGGAATGGCTGCTGCGCGGCTCGCGGTGGGGACGGGTGCCGTGAACTTCCCGATCTCGTTCTCGCGCCCGCTACTCCTCGCGCTCGCCGCCGCGCTGCCGCTGCTCGCGCTGCTGGCGATGGCGCTCTACGCCCGCCGCCGCCGCCGCGCCGCGGACGCAATCGGGGACGCGGACTTGGTGGTCCGCCTCACGGGCGAGGACCTGCGGCGTTTCCCCCGCCGCCGCGCGGCGCTGGTCGTGCTCGCCGCGGCCCTGCTGGGCTTC
This genomic window contains:
- a CDS encoding VWA domain-containing protein encodes the protein MNVELARPWALALLLLVPVWLLLARRGDGRGLTFARGAGVAGLRRRGRVWLGALPNALRVLAIIALVIALAGPRTGETAVETRSEGIAIMLAIDISSSMLSQDFRPANRLEVARRTVSDFVRGRPNDRIGLVAFAGEALTQVPTTVDYPILQRFISDLRVGQLQDGTAIGMGLATAVNRLRRAPGKSKVIILMSDGENTDGTVDPRDAAKAAAAYGIRVYTVGVGSVGSAITPVGYLPGGRVRYAYVPVRIDEPLMRDIARTTGGRYFRATDAGKLRQIYSEIDRLVKTPVDVKRYLRFREHYLPFVLAAAALLVAEWLLRGSRWGRVP